From the genome of Lotus japonicus ecotype B-129 chromosome 6, LjGifu_v1.2, one region includes:
- the LOC130722550 gene encoding serine/threonine-protein kinase SAPK2-like, with amino-acid sequence MEERYEIIKVIGSGNFGVAKLIREKLSGVLYAVKVIERGLKIDEHVQREIINHRSLRHPNIIKFKEVLCTPTHLAIVMEYAAGGELFGRICNAGRFCEDEARYFFRQLISGVSYCHSMEICHRDLKLENTLLDGSTAPQLKICDFGYSKSSVLHSQPKSTVGTPAYIAPEVLSRREYDGKVADVWSCGVTLYVMLVGGYPFEDPDEPRNFRITLQRILEVQYCIPDYVRVSNDCRHLLSRIFVANPEKRITIPEIKMHPWFLNNLPVESMNEGGDMLRNEVNGVVDDSSQTIEEIQSIIQEAGKQGQGPKVDDGQFVGGSMDPDEMDAFTDIDYDYVETSGDFDFVCEL; translated from the exons ATGGAAGAACGGTATGAGATTATTAAAGTTATTGGGTCTGGAAACTTTGGAGTAGCAAAGCTAATAAGGGAGAAACTGAGTGGTGTGCTCTACGCTGTTAAAGTCATTGAGAGAGGCCTCAAG ATTGATGAGCATGTGCAAAGGGAGATTATAAATCACAGGTCCTTAAGGCATCCCAATATCATTAAATTTAAGGAG GTGCTGTGTACTCCAACTCATCTTGCCATAGTCATGGAATATGCAGCAGGAGGAGAACTATTTGGAAGAATATGCAATGCTGGTAGATTCTGTGAGGATGAG GCAAGATATTTCTTCCGGCAATTGATTTCTGGAGTCAGCTACTGCCATTCAATG GAAATTTGCCATAGAGATCTTAAGCTGGAAAACACGCTTTTAGATGGAAGCACAGCTCCACAACTCAAAATATGCGACTTTGGTTACTCTAAG TCATCTGTTCTGCACTCTCAGCCTAAATCTACTGTGGGAACCCCAGCATATATTGCACCAGAGGTCTTGTCAAGAAGAGAATATGATGGGAAG GTTGCTGATGTTTGGTCCTGTGGGGTTACCTTATATGTGATGCTAGTTGGAGGTTATCCTTTTGAAGATCCAGATGAACCACGAAACTTTAGAATCACACTCCAG CGAATTCTTGAGGTTCAATATTGCATTCCAGATTATGTTCGCGTCTCTAATGATTGTAGACACCTTCTGTCTCGAATATTTGTAGCCAACCCGGAGAAG AGAATCACAATCCCAGAAATCAAAATGCACCCATGGTTTCTTAATAACTTGCCAGTGGAATCAATGAATGAAGGGGGTGATATGTTGAGGAATGAGGTGAATGGTGTGGTGGATGATTCATCTCAGACCATTGAGGAAATACAGTCCATAATTCAAGAAGCAGGGAAGCAAGGCCAGGGTCCAAAAGTTGATGATGGGCAATTTGTTGGAGGCAGCATGGATCCTGATGAGATGGATGCATTCactgatattgattatgattatGTAGAAACAAGTggtgattttgattttgtttgtgaaTTGTGA
- the LOC130721924 gene encoding uncharacterized protein LOC130721924 yields the protein MNCYLKVCYFIIFLKKKKELQGFSTNRSCAPYSTPVTIDFWRPTPQLAATVFASHSARIFSPYISCPNSHQKLLPPPLLRGLWLSSSSCCRHGCCEVCGCCRLFVIIGVVLRLVVKLISWLLLSSLFCRFRVVLRGHEHKGDCDREKQYRFMEIVKSFGF from the exons ATGAACTGCTACCTTAAAGTTTGCTactttatcatttttttaaaaaaaaaaaaagagctgcAGGGTTTCTCCACTAATAGATCGTGCGCGCCCTACTCCACACCAGTTACCATAGATTTTTGGCGGCCTACTCCACAACTTGCTGCTACCGTCTTTGCTTCCCATTCTGCACGCATCTTTTCGCCATATATCTCGTGCCCTAACAGCCACCAGAAATTGTTGCCGCCACCGTTGCTTCGAGGTTTGTGGTTGTCTTCCTCGTCTTGTTGCCGCCACGGTTGCTGCGAGGTTTGTGGGTGTTGCCGTCTCTTTGTGATTATTGGCGTCGTACTCCGTCTTGTTGTCAAACTCATCTCGTGGTTGTTGCTGTCATCTCTATTTTGCCG CTTCAGAGTGGTATTGCGAGGCCATGAGCACAAAGGTGATTGTGATAGAGAGAAACAATACAG GTTTATGGAGATAGTGAAGTCTTTTGGATTTTGA
- the LOC130723819 gene encoding WEB family protein At4g27595, chloroplastic isoform X1 → MHALFPLTPLTPYFLIFVSCSPTSNLYFFAPNSLKFILEQQLHHQIPMQQHHHLEQYDEKMNQMKEQMRKVEEEKGQAFNDLMEMKKVAEHTNVMVDEVLATKRISDLKNTIEHNNNNIIAASEKIEKGMELDLQFLDKDGELGKLRKEMDVLRSSEENSMAISFDYKRKVQELEAELDKRRESEANLFDTLVMQTKQLEQNKILLEESKLEIASLEEKIKAIEGGEIQIMKIPLESEFDIRDSTLACVRSEIELPKKDLVNMGLLSNNEGEGHSKKAQNLLGELNSLKSELKLATQAEENSKKAMDDLALALKEVATEANQVKAKLTLSQVELEHTKGDVERWRAMLETTEEKYKELLDVTRKEADRFKNTAERLRLEAEESLLAWNGKETEFVNCIRRAEEERLLAQKESNRIVDLLNEVENKNKVSKEENQKLRDILKQALNEANVAKEVAEIAKAENARLQDSLTLLVQENEMLKIHEAASFENIKELKRMLSESSIKEFKNDDIDRLLDKESGKKTKAQHSHSSTEKDSKNLNKTFSFNLKDMITPHNKQQHKVGGSEEANNKETKDDDTLRGSIFDEVDSSDSESRHDEMAEYFDHLDDAPESDRNNRKRRALLRRFGDLIRRKGYHYHQKEPSNEENLQT, encoded by the exons ATGCATGCCCTTTTCCCGTTGACTCCTCTTACACCATATTTCCTAATCTTCGTGTCTTGTTCTCCAACCTCAAACCTTTATTTTTTTGCCCCTAATTCTCTCAAAttcattttggaacaacaactcCACCACCAAATCCCT ATGCAACAACACCATCATTTGGAGCAATATGATGAGAAGATGAATCAAATGAAAGAGCAGATGAGGAAAGTTGAGGAAGAGAAAGGTCAAGCCTTTAATGACCTCATGGAAATGAAAAAGGTGGCTGAGCATACTAATGTCATGGTTGATGAAGTATTGGCCACTAAAAGGATTTCAGACCTAAAAAATACAATAGaacataacaacaataacaTTATTGCAGCAtcagaaaaaattgaaaaagggaTGGAATTGGACCTCCAATTTTTAGACAAAGATGGTGAATTGGGAAAACTGAGGAAAGAGATGGATGTTCTTCGATCCTCAGAGGAAAACTCAATGGCCATATCTTTTGAttacaagaggaaagttcaggaattggaGGCTGAATTGGACAAGAGAAGAGAATCAGAAGCGAATTTGTTTGACACATTGGTGATGCAAACGAAACAACTAGAGCAGAACAAGATTTTGCTTGAAGAGTCAAAGCTTGAGATTGCTTCACTCGAGGAAAAAATCAAGGCAATTGAAGGAGGTGAAATCCAAATCATGAAAATTCCTCTTGAATCTGAATTTGACATAAGGGATTCCACACTAGCGTGTGTGAGATCTGAAATAGAGCTACCAAAAAAGGACCTAGTCAATATGGGACTTCTCAGCAACAACGAAGGCGAGGGACACTCCAAGAAGGCACAAAATCTTCTTGGAGAGTTGAACTCACTTAAAAGTGAATTGAAGCTAGCAACACAGGCTGAGGAGAATAGCAAGAAAGCCATGGATGATTTGGCATTAGCATTGAAAGAAGTAGCGACAGAAGCTAACCAG GTGAAGGCAAAGCTAACCTTAAGCCAAGTGGAACTAGAGCACACAAAAGGAGATGTGGAGCGTTGGAGAGCGATGTTAGAAACCACAGAGGAAAAGTACAAGGAGCTTCTAGATGTAACGAGAAAAGAAGCTGACCGGTTCAAAAACACTGCTGAGAGATTGAGATTGGAAGCTGAAGAGTCGCTTTTGGCGTGGAATGGGAAAGAAACGGAGTTCGTAAATTGCATTAGAAGAGCTGAAGAGGAAAGATTGCTCGCACAAAAAGAAAGCAATAGAATAGTTGATCTACTCAATGAAGTAGAGAACAAAAATAAGGTTTCAaaggaagaaaatcaaaagCTGCGTGATATACTCAAACAAGCTTTGAATGAAGCCAATGTGGCAAAAGAAGTTGCAGAAATTGCAAAGGCTGAGAACGCTAGATTGCAAGATAGCCTCACCCTGCTTGTTCAAGAGAATGAGATGTTAAAGATTCATGAAGCTGCATCATTTGAGAACATCAAAGAATTGAAGCGAATGCTCTCAGAGTCATCAATAAAAGAATTCAAGAATGATGATATAGACAGATTGTTGGATAAGGAATCCGGGAAAAAAACAAAGGCACAACATTCACATAGCTCAACAGAGAAAGACTCTAAGAATCTAAACAAGACTTTTAGTTTTAATCTGAAGGACATGATAACGCCCCATAATAAGCAGCAACACAAGGTTGGCGGGAGTGAAGAGGCAAACAACAAGGAAACGAAAGACGATGACACGCTAAGGGGTTCAATATTTGATGAAGTGGACTCATCTGATTCAGAATCGCGTCATGATGAAATGGCTGAATATTTTGATCATCTTGATGATGCCCCAGAAAGTGACAGGAACAATAGGAAAAGAAGAGCTTTGTTGAGAAGATTTGGAGATCttataaggagaaaaggttATCATTATCACCAGAAAGAACCGTCCAATGAGGAAAATTTACAAACGTAA
- the LOC130722551 gene encoding F-box protein SKIP19-like yields the protein MAEEERPAKKPQGSSDRTEPNKLGEMLQLIPRELASKILNKLGAFEIFPTASLVCHFWWKLCIDPLMWRTIDLTSHPRVGHAKLEKFCLRAIQQSSGHLQDISIKDIATDDILKSIADSGSHLRRLRLLRCWEISDEQLDEVVKKLPRLEEFEISVNIISKDTLELMGKCCPHLKVLKFNMKEIKGEECDDEAFAIAKTMPQLRHLQLLGNRLTNKGLIAILDGCPRLESLDLRVCSNVNLSGSLRERCCKQIKNLRFPDDLSSEISIYVEGGAVGYYELDCGCDIDQANYEAELEAYQDAVWAQFDNDRDDEYEEFLDAHYLELL from the exons ATGGCAGAAGAAGAAAGGCCTGCGAAGAAACCCCAAGGCTCTAGTGATCGCACAGAGCCAAACAAACTTGGTGAAATGCTTCAACTGATTCCTCGAGAACTCGCTTCAAAGATTCTCAACAAGCTTGGTGCCTTTGAAATTTTCCCCACTGCAAGCTTAGTGTGTCATTTTTGGTGGAAATTATGTATCGACCCTCTCATGTGGCGCACCATTGATCTCACCAGCCACCCTCGTGTTGGACATGCCAAATTGGAGAAGTTTTGTCTCCGTGCCATTCAACAAAGTTCTGGTCATTTACAAGACATTAGTATTAAAGATATTGCCACTGACGATATTCTCAAATCAATTGCTGATAG CGGAAGTCACTTACGGCGGTTGCGTCTTTTGAGATGCTGGGAAATTTCGGATGAACAATTGGATGAGGTTGTGAAGAAGCTTCCGCGGTTGGAGGAGTTTGAAATTTCGGTCAATATCATATCTAaggatactttggaactcatgggaAAATGTTGCCCGCATTTGAAAGTGCTGaaatttaacatgaaggaaATTAAAGGCGAGGAGTGTGATGATGAGGCATTTGCTATTGCGAAAACCATGCCTCAGCTACGTCATCTCCAACTTCTGGGAAACAGGCTCACTAATAAAGGCTTGATTGCCATTCTTGATGGATGCCCTCGTCTTGAATCTCTTGATCTGCGTGTTTGTTCTAATGTCAATTTGAGTGGAAGTTTGAGGGAAAGGTGTTGTAAGCAGATAAAGAATTTGCGTTTTCCAGATGACTTGAGCAGTGAAATTTCCATCTACGTTGAAGGTGGTGCTGTTGGTTATTATGAATTGGACTGTGGATGTGACATTGACCAGGCCAATTATGAGGCCGAGTTAGAGGCGTATCAAGATGCAGTCTGGGCTCAATTCGATAATGATAGGGACGATGAATATGAAGAATTCCTTGACGCTCACTACCTTGAGCTATTATGA
- the LOC130723819 gene encoding WEB family protein At4g27595, chloroplastic isoform X2, whose translation MQQHHHLEQYDEKMNQMKEQMRKVEEEKGQAFNDLMEMKKVAEHTNVMVDEVLATKRISDLKNTIEHNNNNIIAASEKIEKGMELDLQFLDKDGELGKLRKEMDVLRSSEENSMAISFDYKRKVQELEAELDKRRESEANLFDTLVMQTKQLEQNKILLEESKLEIASLEEKIKAIEGGEIQIMKIPLESEFDIRDSTLACVRSEIELPKKDLVNMGLLSNNEGEGHSKKAQNLLGELNSLKSELKLATQAEENSKKAMDDLALALKEVATEANQVKAKLTLSQVELEHTKGDVERWRAMLETTEEKYKELLDVTRKEADRFKNTAERLRLEAEESLLAWNGKETEFVNCIRRAEEERLLAQKESNRIVDLLNEVENKNKVSKEENQKLRDILKQALNEANVAKEVAEIAKAENARLQDSLTLLVQENEMLKIHEAASFENIKELKRMLSESSIKEFKNDDIDRLLDKESGKKTKAQHSHSSTEKDSKNLNKTFSFNLKDMITPHNKQQHKVGGSEEANNKETKDDDTLRGSIFDEVDSSDSESRHDEMAEYFDHLDDAPESDRNNRKRRALLRRFGDLIRRKGYHYHQKEPSNEENLQT comes from the exons ATGCAACAACACCATCATTTGGAGCAATATGATGAGAAGATGAATCAAATGAAAGAGCAGATGAGGAAAGTTGAGGAAGAGAAAGGTCAAGCCTTTAATGACCTCATGGAAATGAAAAAGGTGGCTGAGCATACTAATGTCATGGTTGATGAAGTATTGGCCACTAAAAGGATTTCAGACCTAAAAAATACAATAGaacataacaacaataacaTTATTGCAGCAtcagaaaaaattgaaaaagggaTGGAATTGGACCTCCAATTTTTAGACAAAGATGGTGAATTGGGAAAACTGAGGAAAGAGATGGATGTTCTTCGATCCTCAGAGGAAAACTCAATGGCCATATCTTTTGAttacaagaggaaagttcaggaattggaGGCTGAATTGGACAAGAGAAGAGAATCAGAAGCGAATTTGTTTGACACATTGGTGATGCAAACGAAACAACTAGAGCAGAACAAGATTTTGCTTGAAGAGTCAAAGCTTGAGATTGCTTCACTCGAGGAAAAAATCAAGGCAATTGAAGGAGGTGAAATCCAAATCATGAAAATTCCTCTTGAATCTGAATTTGACATAAGGGATTCCACACTAGCGTGTGTGAGATCTGAAATAGAGCTACCAAAAAAGGACCTAGTCAATATGGGACTTCTCAGCAACAACGAAGGCGAGGGACACTCCAAGAAGGCACAAAATCTTCTTGGAGAGTTGAACTCACTTAAAAGTGAATTGAAGCTAGCAACACAGGCTGAGGAGAATAGCAAGAAAGCCATGGATGATTTGGCATTAGCATTGAAAGAAGTAGCGACAGAAGCTAACCAG GTGAAGGCAAAGCTAACCTTAAGCCAAGTGGAACTAGAGCACACAAAAGGAGATGTGGAGCGTTGGAGAGCGATGTTAGAAACCACAGAGGAAAAGTACAAGGAGCTTCTAGATGTAACGAGAAAAGAAGCTGACCGGTTCAAAAACACTGCTGAGAGATTGAGATTGGAAGCTGAAGAGTCGCTTTTGGCGTGGAATGGGAAAGAAACGGAGTTCGTAAATTGCATTAGAAGAGCTGAAGAGGAAAGATTGCTCGCACAAAAAGAAAGCAATAGAATAGTTGATCTACTCAATGAAGTAGAGAACAAAAATAAGGTTTCAaaggaagaaaatcaaaagCTGCGTGATATACTCAAACAAGCTTTGAATGAAGCCAATGTGGCAAAAGAAGTTGCAGAAATTGCAAAGGCTGAGAACGCTAGATTGCAAGATAGCCTCACCCTGCTTGTTCAAGAGAATGAGATGTTAAAGATTCATGAAGCTGCATCATTTGAGAACATCAAAGAATTGAAGCGAATGCTCTCAGAGTCATCAATAAAAGAATTCAAGAATGATGATATAGACAGATTGTTGGATAAGGAATCCGGGAAAAAAACAAAGGCACAACATTCACATAGCTCAACAGAGAAAGACTCTAAGAATCTAAACAAGACTTTTAGTTTTAATCTGAAGGACATGATAACGCCCCATAATAAGCAGCAACACAAGGTTGGCGGGAGTGAAGAGGCAAACAACAAGGAAACGAAAGACGATGACACGCTAAGGGGTTCAATATTTGATGAAGTGGACTCATCTGATTCAGAATCGCGTCATGATGAAATGGCTGAATATTTTGATCATCTTGATGATGCCCCAGAAAGTGACAGGAACAATAGGAAAAGAAGAGCTTTGTTGAGAAGATTTGGAGATCttataaggagaaaaggttATCATTATCACCAGAAAGAACCGTCCAATGAGGAAAATTTACAAACGTAA
- the LOC130724711 gene encoding lanC-like protein GCL1, with product MISSVVEGGSDEGRHESSSLLDLDSSLSSSDLIMNLNLSLPSETFLKAAISLKDKVVEMSWNRREVVDPTVYTGLLGTAFTCLRSYQVTGCRKDLLLCSEIIDTCAAAARASLRHVTFLCGRGGVYALGAVVANYMGDLRKRDQFLGLFVEVAKEGALPVGPEEGGFGMSYDLLYGRAGFLWAALFLNNNLGEHVVPEDILTPIIDAVLAGGRAGTSDIKDCPLMYRWHGTRYLGAANGVVGILHVLLHFQLHGEDAEDVKGTLRYLMSKRFPHSGNYPSSEGNPRDKLVQWSHGATGMAITLCKAAQVFPSDRELRDAAIEAGEVVWKSGLVKKVGLADGVSGNAYAFLSLYRLTKESIYEERARSFSSFLYDNVTALQGAADEGQEPGGGNGYSLFHGLAGTACLWFDLLEPNNSRFPGYEL from the exons ATGATATCTTCAGTAGTCGAGGGTGGATCGGACGAGGGCAGACACGAGTCTTCGTCTCTGCTAGACCTAGACTCATCTCTGTCCTCGTCCGATTTGATCATGAATTTGAACCTTTCACTACCCAGTGAAACGTTCTTGAAGGCTGCAATTTCACTCAAGGACAAG GTGGTGGAGATGAGTTGGAACCGGAGAGAAGTTGTTGATCCGACGGTGTATACGGGTTTGCTGGGGACGGCTTTCACTTGCTTGAGGTCGTACCAGGTCACCGGTTGCCGGAAGGATTTACTCTTGTGCTCTGAGATCATTGACACGTGTGCCGCTGCTGCACGTGCCTCCTTGAG GCACGTGACTTTCTTGTGCGGTAGAGGTGGCGTATATGCACTTGGTGCCGTGGTTGCTAATTACATGGGGGATCTTCGAAAGCGTGACCAGTTTTTGGGTCTGTTCGTTGAG GTAGCGAAGGAGGGAGCCCTCCCCGTCGGACCGGAAGAAGGCGGTTTTGGAATGTCATACGATCTTCTATACGGGCGAGCCGGGTTCTTATGGGCCGCATTATTCTTAAACAACAACCTTGGAGAACATGTCGTACCCGAAGACATTCTAACACCAATCATTGACGCGGTGTTGGCAGGAGGCAGAGCTGGAACATCTGACATCAAAGACTGTCCATTGATGTATAGGTGGCACGGAACAAGGTACTTAGGTGCTGCGAACGGCGTTGTTGGTATCCTGCACGTGCTGCTTCATTTTCAGCTTCATGGTGAGGATGCGGAAGATGTTAAAGGAACTTTGAGGTACCTGATGAGTAAACGCTTCCCTCACAGTGGGAACTACCCTTCAAGTGAAGGGAATCCGAGGGATAAGTTGGTGCAGTGGAGTCATGGCGCAACTGGCATGGCCATCACATTGTGCAAAGCAGCACAG GTTTTTCCAAGTGACAGAGAACTACGAGATGCAGCAATAGAAGCAGGGGAAGTTGTGTGGAAGAGTGGATTAGTGAAGAAGGTGGGACTTGCAGATGGTGTCTCTGGAAATGCCTACGCCTTCCTTTCTCTTTACAGACTAACTAAAGAGAGTATATATGAAGAGAGAGCAAGATCATTCTCCAGCTTCTTGTATGATAATGTGACAGCTCTGCAGGGAGCTGCTGATGAGGGGCAAGAACCTGGTGGTGGCAATGGCTACTCTCTCTTCCATGGACTTGCTGGGACAGCATGTCTCTGGTTTGATCTGCTTGAACCCAACAACTCTAGGTTTCCAGGCTATGAATTATAG